The DNA region CCGGGGCATCGCTTTTTTCACTCAGGAAAAGTACAACCAGGCCATCCTGGAGTGGGATCAAGCGCTGGCCATCAATCCCAACCATCAGGGCGCCCGCGAATTCCGCCGCCGTGCCCAAGAGCGGATTGATGCGTTGAACAAAATGCCCTGAGCGGCCTGTGCGTCACGCCATGCCGATTTTTTTCAATGAAAGATCGATTTCATGAGTTTGAATGCGGTAAAGTCTTTTTTTTATTTTTTTCGCACTCGCTGCACTCCGGCGGATCGGATTCTGCTGTTCGCGGCGTTTCTGATAACCTGTCTCTCCTTGGCGTTATTAAAAGGTTGGGGCGCTGAAGGCCGCGTTGCGCAGGTGGAGGTTGAAGGACGGCCTTATGCCAGATTGTATCTGTCCGAACCGCGTCGCTTGTCCATTCCGGCCAAACTGGGCGAACTGGTGCTGGTGGTGCAGGACCGGCGCGTGCACATCGAAGCGTCGCGTTGTCCGCAGCAAATCTGCGTTCACAGCGGTGCCATCGGCCGAAGCGGCGAGCTGCTGGTTTGCGTGCCGAACCGCGTAGTGGTGCGCATCAGCGGCGAAACGGAAAATCCCCTTGATCTGATCACTCAGTGAAGGAGTCTGCAATTCATCCTATGGCCGTAAAAAAACAGCTGCAGCTCGGACTGCTGATCGCCGCAGGATTGATCCTGTTCGTGTTCGAAGCGCTGTTGCCTCGTCCCTTGCCCTGGTTCAAACTGGGGCTGGCTAATCTGGCCACGGTGCTGGCGCTCTACCGCTTTGACGGCCGCGCTGCGCTGCTGGTCACCGTGGCCCGTGTGCTGTTGGGCTCGCTGATCATCGGCACATTTTTGACTCCGGTTTTTTGGCTGGCCTTCAGCGCCGGCGTTGTTTCCAGTTCAGCGATGGCGTGGGCCAAGGGCTGTCGCCGCTTTCCTTTGAGCGCCATCGGCGTCAGCCTGATCGGAGCGATTGCGCATAATCTAATTCAGCTGCTGACCGCCTACTGGCTCATCGTCCATCATGCGCAGATTTTCCGCTTGCTGCCGCTTTTACTTTTTCCCGCGCTGATCACCGGACCTTTGATCGGCCTGCTTGCTTTGCTCATTGTAGAAAAGTGGCAGGCTCTTGCCGGCTGAATTACGCCTCGTTCGACCGCTGCTCGCCCTGCGAATAAAAAAATCGCGCTGATTGCCGTTATAAGATGGAACTTGATGTTCCTCTGTGTGTTAGATAGGAGAGACCGGCTGAAAGTATTGAGCTAAATTTTAATTGTTATTTTCGCCAAAACTCTTTATTTTCTATAGACTATGCGTATTAAAAAAACCTACATATTGTGGATGCTGGCGTCCATGCTCTTCAGCGGCTGCGCTTATTACAACACTTTTTACAATGCGCAAAAGTTTTACAATATGGCCAGCAAGGAGCGCAAGAAACGAACCCGCACCCAGATCGTCGAGCTTTCCCCTGAAGAAAAGCAGCAGATGAAAAAACAGGGTTTGTCCACCGAGTCGGAAGCGGACCGGGCCGGCACCACGGAGCTGCAGAACTATCAGAAGGCCATCGAAAAAGCCTCCAGCCTGCTCGAGTTCTATCCCAAGAGCCGGTGGGTCGACGACGCCCTGATGCTGTGCGGCGAGTGTTTTTACTATCGCCGGGAGTACAGCAAAGCACAGCGCAAATTCGAAGAGATCATTCAACTTTATCCCAACAGCGAGTTCATCCCCAAAGCGCGTCTGTATCTGGCGAAAAATTATATCGGCCTGCAAGAATTCGACAAGGCCGAGGCCATGTTCCGAGAAATGACGGTGAACAAGAGTCTGAAAAAATCTTTGCGCGAAGAGGCGCGCTACGAACTGGCCGGACTTTATTTTGAAAAAGGCGCGTACGAGATGGCCGCCGACGCCTATCGTCTGGCGGCCAAAGAATCCGACGATCGCCTGATGAGCGCCATGTCGTTGTATCGGTTGGGCGAATGTCTGATCTATCTCAAGCAGCCCGAGGAAGCGGTGAGCGTGTTCAAGCGGGCGGTGGGAGAAAGCCCGAATGAAGATTTCAAGTCCCAGGCCACTTTCAAGCTGGGCGAATCGCAGAGCATGATCGGCGATTACACCTCCGCGGTGCGCACATTTTCCAATCTGCTCTCCAAGGAGCTGGAGGTCAAACGCATTCCGGCCATCAAGCTGCAGCTGGCCAACAACCTGATGCTTCAGGGTCAGGAAGAGGCGGCGCTCAAATGGTATGACGATATCATCAAAGAGCACAGCCGCACGGATGCGTCCGCAAAAAGCTATTTCGCCTTGGCGCAGCAGCAGGAATACAAAATCGGCGACCTGGAAAAAGCGCGCGAGTACTATGATCTGGTTCGCGGCGAGTTTGCCAACTCGATCGTTGCGCCCAAAGCCAAGGAGCGATCCGATCACATCAAAGCGGCTATGGATCTGGTGAATGCCATCAACGAGATGCTGGGCATCAAAACGGCCAAGGATTCGCTGAAGGGCAAGGAAGGGGAGGAGGCGGACAAGCGCGAGGTGCGAGACGACGCGCCGATCAATCTTTCCAGCGACGGCATGTGGGTCAACTATAGCGGCCGCGATCGCCCGCCGCCGAAAACGCTGGCCCATTTAACGGAAGAGGACAAGCTTCGCGCTCAGGCGGCCAAAGCCATGGCCGCGGATTCGCTGTCGGCCAAAGGCGTCGTTCAACAGGCTAAGGAGGACACGCTGTCCACCGAAGAGCAGACGGAGCGCGAGCTGAAAGCAAAGAATCGCAAGCTGGCGGAAAAACAGCTGGCCTTGGGCGAGCTGTTGATGTTTCATTTTGACAAGCCGGATTCCGCGATGCGCCTGTTCACCCGCGTCTGCGAACTCAAAGTGGACTCGGCCATGAGCGCACGCGCTTTTTATTCCATCGGCTATATTTTCAAGTTCATCAAAAAGGACACCGCCACCGCTGATTC from bacterium includes:
- a CDS encoding NusG domain II-containing protein, whose protein sequence is MSLNAVKSFFYFFRTRCTPADRILLFAAFLITCLSLALLKGWGAEGRVAQVEVEGRPYARLYLSEPRRLSIPAKLGELVLVVQDRRVHIEASRCPQQICVHSGAIGRSGELLVCVPNRVVVRISGETENPLDLITQ
- a CDS encoding Gx transporter family protein; protein product: MAVKKQLQLGLLIAAGLILFVFEALLPRPLPWFKLGLANLATVLALYRFDGRAALLVTVARVLLGSLIIGTFLTPVFWLAFSAGVVSSSAMAWAKGCRRFPLSAIGVSLIGAIAHNLIQLLTAYWLIVHHAQIFRLLPLLLFPALITGPLIGLLALLIVEKWQALAG
- a CDS encoding tetratricopeptide repeat protein, with the translated sequence MRIKKTYILWMLASMLFSGCAYYNTFYNAQKFYNMASKERKKRTRTQIVELSPEEKQQMKKQGLSTESEADRAGTTELQNYQKAIEKASSLLEFYPKSRWVDDALMLCGECFYYRREYSKAQRKFEEIIQLYPNSEFIPKARLYLAKNYIGLQEFDKAEAMFREMTVNKSLKKSLREEARYELAGLYFEKGAYEMAADAYRLAAKESDDRLMSAMSLYRLGECLIYLKQPEEAVSVFKRAVGESPNEDFKSQATFKLGESQSMIGDYTSAVRTFSNLLSKELEVKRIPAIKLQLANNLMLQGQEEAALKWYDDIIKEHSRTDASAKSYFALAQQQEYKIGDLEKAREYYDLVRGEFANSIVAPKAKERSDHIKAAMDLVNAINEMLGIKTAKDSLKGKEGEEADKREVRDDAPINLSSDGMWVNYSGRDRPPPKTLAHLTEEDKLRAQAAKAMAADSLSAKGVVQQAKEDTLSTEEQTERELKAKNRKLAEKQLALGELLMFHFDKPDSAMRLFTRVCELKVDSAMSARAFYSIGYIFKFIKKDTATADSVFRSIIQLFPQSPHAEGARKELGIPLLADRIDSAAVAFTQAEQAIFNENEVKKGLELYDRLIHSWPASPYAEKALYAKGWVYENKLYQYDKALDLYKRLTAKHPKSPYAEKLTAKLNAYEKALAAFKAAVDSTRQAGAGAALDSSKTAAADSSAAPADLPGGAGTDAAAGSDSTPAVNRPDSSAASPEQALEEAAEERARRRAGRQQSVDPSKTGLPQKRIVE